The Pseudofrankia sp. DC12 region CAGGTCGCGGTGGCGCAGCGCCGGGGCGCCGGCGACCAGTTCGTCGAGCAGGGCCTGCTCGGAGGCGTCCTTCGCGCCCGAGGCCGGCCCGTGGACGTAGCCGAGCGGGGTCTTCGTCCCGGCGTCGACGTCGAGCAGGAGACGCACGTGCGGGAACGGCGCCGGGTCGCTGCCCGCCCCGAAGAGGGCCCGGTTCGCCTCGGTGTCGGGCAGCCGGAACAGCGACCCGTCGACACCGGCGACCCGGAACACGCCCGCGCGCAGCGCCTGCGGGTCGGCCGGGTCGACGAGCTCCGCGCGCAGCACCGCGAGCACCGCCTCGCAGACCGCGGCGACCACCTCACCGGGCACCCGTCGCCGGGCCCGGCAGAACGCCGACCCGCCAGGCGTCCGCGAGCAACGGGTGAACGGCACATCCGCGACCGGCGTGAACAGGTCCTCGAGCACGTCGTCCCAGCCCATGCCCGCCGACCAGGACCCCAGCACCAGGGCCCGCACGACCACACCGCGGGCCAGGACCAGCGCCGCGTCCTGGACCGACCCGCCACAGGAGGGCTGGCGCAAGGACGACGTCGATCTCGCGGAGACGGACGACAGCCGGCCGACGCCGACCTTCGGCCGGACGACGAGCTCGACGTCGTCCACGCGGACCAGCCCGACCGTCGAGGACGCGGTCAGCCGGACCGCGCCGTCGAGATCCCGGCCCACGGTGACGGCCACGTCCACGCCGAACTCCCGCAACAGCGCGGCGTCGTCGCGGGCCAGCGGCCGGGACTCGGCCACGATCCGCGCGACCTACGTCCGCGCGGTCACCAGGTCAAGGCCGCACTACCGCGCGGCGGCGTGGTGGTGGGCGGGGCTGGTGTGGATGGTCGCGGCGGACAGGCGTCGGATGTGGCGTAGCAGGTGGGCTTCGGCGGCGTGGGCGACGTCGTGGGCGGCGCTCAGCGTCAGGTTCGCGTCGACGGTGACGTCGGCTTCGGCGCGCAGGGTGTGGCCGATCCAGCGCAGTCGCAGTTCGCGGACGGTTTCGATGCCGTCGGTGTGCAGCAGGGTCCTGGTGGCTTCGGCGACAACGTCGGGGTCGACGGCGTCCATGAGTCGGGCGCCGACTACGCGGGCGGCGGAGCGTAGGACCCCGAGAATGCCCATGGTGATGGCCAGGCCGACGACGGGGTCAGCCCAGCGCCAGCCCAGGGCGACGCCAGCGGCGCCGAGGAGGACCGCGAGGCTGGTAAAGCCGTCGGTGCGGGCGTGCAGACCGTCGGCGACGAGGGCGGCGGAGCCGATCTGGTGGCCGACACGGATGCGGTAGCGAGCGACGATCTCATTGCCGACGAAGCCGACGAGCCCGGCCGCGGCGACGAGGGCGAGATGATCGATGTGCCGGGGGTGGAGGAGGCGGTCGATCGCGCTCCAGGCGGCGAGCACACTCGAAAGGCTGATCATCGCAAGGACGGCGAGACCGGCGAGGTCCTCCGCGCGGCCATATCCGTAGGTGAACCGGCTGGTGGGCGGGCGGCGGGCGAGGGTGAAGGCGAGGAGTAGGGGGACCGCGGTGAGCGCGTCGGCGATGTTGTGCAGGGTGTCCCCGAACAGCGCCACGGAACCGGACAGCACGACCACGACGGCTTGCAGGGTCGCGGTCAGGCCGAGACCGGCCAGGCTGATCAGCAGGGTGCGCCGCCCGGCGGTGTCGGCTTCCAACGCGTCGTCGATCTGGTCGGCGCTGTCGTGGCTGTGCCCCCCGGCCAGCTCCGAGAGTCGGTGGCGGAGCCGCGCCCACCGTCCACTCGTGTGACGGCCGTGCCGGTCCTCGTGCGTGTGCCCGCCGTGAACATGGCTGTGGGCACGGGTGGGGGGCTCGTGCTCGTGGCCGCTGTCCATGTCTCGCGACGATAGCCTGAAACGATCAATGCGGTGTGGTGGCAGCTGCTACCACCTCGCACCTGCGGAGATGTCGTTCCGGCCACTGCCCCGCCACCCGGGCGACGGTCAGCCGGCGAAGCCGAGTTCGCGCAGGGCCTTGCGGTAGGCGACGCCGAGGGCGTCGAACGCCCGGTGCACCTCCGTCGCGGCGAAGACCAGGGTGGGGCGCTGTGACTCGACGATCTTCTGGTCGGGAGCCCAGATCAGGTCCTCGACGGCCTGCAGGCCGACGCCGTCGACTGGGCTGTCGCCGTGCACGGCGGGGTCGAACGCGCTCATCCAGTAAAGCCGCAGCGCCGTCGCCGAGATCGGTGCGCTGGCTGAGAACAGCGCGCAGCCAGGACCATTGGGGGCCGGCGGCCGTCCGGCCCCGGCCCGGCGACCGGGTTCACGCTCGGGTACCGGTAGTCCGCCTCGACCGTCCACTCGGTACGCCGCATCGCGTAGGGATCGACGCCGAGCGTGTCACCGTTGCCGAACGTGTCGATGTGCAGCACCGAGAAATGCCCGGTGTCGCAGAAGTTCTCGACCTGGCGGGCCGCCTGGCCGGCCCAGTCCTGGACCGTGCCGACGTAGCTGGGCCAGCCGAGGTCCTCGATCTGCGGGAACCGTGGCCGTGGCCTGGCCTGGAGGGTCTCGTCGACGAGGCAGGCCCAGGCCAGCCCGGCCGCCTCCTCGACCCGGACCGGCCGCGCGGCGATGACGTCGGGGATGCTCTGGCCCGGCTGCTGGGGGATGTCGACGCAGCGGCCCGTGCCGTCGAACGCCCACGCGTGGTAGGGGCACTGCAGCCGTCCGTCCGCGTCGACGGCCCCTCCTGACAGCGGCACGCCGCGGTGCGGGCAGCGGTCGACCAGCGCGGCCACCTCGCCGGACGGACGCCGCCACAGCACCAGGGGGACCTCGCACAGCTCGGCGTGCGCCGGCACCGCGGTGACATCGGCGGACCGCGCGACCGGATGCCAGTAACGGGCGGCCGCCGCGAGGAAGCCCGCGTCGAGCGCCGCCTCCGTGGCCGGGTCCGCCCGCTCCCGGACGTCCCCAAGCACGTTGACCACGGTGTTGACAAGCCCGCCGCGGCCTATGCGATCTTGGCCTGGGCTGGCGGGCGGCGCGGCGGGCTCAGCCTCCGCGAGGCCGTCGTTCGGCGTGGTCGGCAGGGCGGGATCGACGACGGTCACACCCTGGACCGTAGGTTTGCCGGATTGCGGCCGTATTGCGAGCCAGCGAACGCCGTCGAGCGGTCGCCCGGTCCGCGCTGGGGTGCGGCCCAGAACTGTCGGACCCGCGTTGCATCATCGCGGTATGAACCAGGGCTCGCCCGCGCTCTCCTCCGGCCACATCTCCTCCGGCCAGCCGTCAGCCGACCCGCCGCCATCCGGCGAGCTGTCGTCCGACCACCCGGCGCCGGAGCAGCTGACCCGGGCGGAGCTCGAGGAACGCCTGGCCGGGTACCGCGGCGAGCTCACCGGGTACTGCTACCGGATGCTCGGCTCGCCGTTCGAGGCCGAGGACGCCGTGCAGGACACGATGATCCGCGCGTGGCGCGCGCTGGACCGGTTCGAGGGCCGGTCGTCGCTGCGCACCTGGCTCTACCGGATCGCCACCAACGTCTGCACCGACGCGCTGGCCGGGCGGGCCCGCCGGGCCAGGCCCGTCGACCTCACTGGTCCGTCCGCTCCGTCGGACGCCCTCCCGGCCCCGCTGCCGGAGGCGGCCTGGGTGCTTCCGGCGCCGGACGCGGCCGGGCTTTCCGGTGGCGCCGTCGCCAGCGGGCCGGTCGATCCGGCGGACCAGGCAATC contains the following coding sequences:
- a CDS encoding cation diffusion facilitator family transporter, which translates into the protein MDSGHEHEPPTRAHSHVHGGHTHEDRHGRHTSGRWARLRHRLSELAGGHSHDSADQIDDALEADTAGRRTLLISLAGLGLTATLQAVVVVLSGSVALFGDTLHNIADALTAVPLLLAFTLARRPPTSRFTYGYGRAEDLAGLAVLAMISLSSVLAAWSAIDRLLHPRHIDHLALVAAAGLVGFVGNEIVARYRIRVGHQIGSAALVADGLHARTDGFTSLAVLLGAAGVALGWRWADPVVGLAITMGILGVLRSAARVVGARLMDAVDPDVVAEATRTLLHTDGIETVRELRLRWIGHTLRAEADVTVDANLTLSAAHDVAHAAEAHLLRHIRRLSAATIHTSPAHHHAAAR
- a CDS encoding aromatic ring-hydroxylating dioxygenase subunit alpha yields the protein MTVVDPALPTTPNDGLAEAEPAAPPASPGQDRIGRGGLVNTVVNVLGDVRERADPATEAALDAGFLAAAARYWHPVARSADVTAVPAHAELCEVPLVLWRRPSGEVAALVDRCPHRGVPLSGGAVDADGRLQCPYHAWAFDGTGRCVDIPQQPGQSIPDVIAARPVRVEEAAGLAWACLVDETLQARPRPRFPQIEDLGWPSYVGTVQDWAGQAARQVENFCDTGHFSVLHIDTFGNGDTLGVDPYAMRRTEWTVEADYRYPSVNPVAGPGPDGRRPPMVLAARCSQPAHRSRRRRCGFTG